One window from the genome of Paenibacillus azoreducens encodes:
- a CDS encoding valine--tRNA ligase has protein sequence MTEQDNKLTTEMPTTYDPKAAEEKWYKYWIDGEFFKAGQRKDAEPYTIVIPPPNVTGMLHIGHALDFTLQDILIRTKRMQGYDALWLPGSDHAGIATQTKVEQKLREEGISRYDLGREKFVDKVWEWKEKYAETIHDQWAKMGFSLDYSRERFTLDEGLSKAVREVFVKLHQKGLIYRGKRIINWDPAARTALSDIEVEYKEVQGHLYHLSYPLKDGSGHITVATTRPETMLGDTAVAVHPKDERYKDMIGKMLVLPIVGREIPIIADEYVDKEFGSGAVKITPAHDPNDFEVGLRHDLPQITVMDETGTMNEHAGKYEGLDRSDCRKQIVKDLKEQGVLIRIEDHLHQVGHSERTGAVVEPYLSTQWFVKMQPLAEAAIAAQKAGKGVNFVPERFEKTYLNWIENVRDWCISRQLWWGHRIPAWYCESCGEIHVAQDEVTKCSKCGSAELHQDEDVLDTWFSSGLWPFSTLGWPDQTEDLKRYYPTDVLVTGYDIIYFWVARMIFTALEFTGEIPFKDVLMHGLVRDPEGKKMSKSLGNGVDPLDVIEKYGADAMRYMISTSSTPGQDLRFRWERVEQARNFANKIWNASRFALMNLEGFAYDDIDISGELSTADRWILHRLNETSRDITRLIDAYEFGETGRLLYNFIWDDLCDWYIEFSKLSLYGEDEAAKKTTKSVLAYVLDRTLRMIHPFMPFISEEIWQHLPHQGETITLAAWPTYDPALENADAAREMSLLMDMIRAVRNIRAEVNVPMSKKVELMLSAGDDQVLQIVNRNEIYVQRFCNTSSFVAGVALEAPDKAMTAVVTGAELYLPLAGLIDIDQEIARLEKELAHLTSEVERVEKKLGNQGFVSKAPAKVIEEEKAKMADYSEKRSKVIARIEELKG, from the coding sequence ATGACGGAACAGGACAACAAATTAACGACGGAGATGCCAACGACATATGATCCGAAGGCGGCCGAAGAGAAATGGTACAAATACTGGATCGACGGCGAGTTTTTCAAGGCGGGACAGCGTAAGGACGCGGAGCCTTACACGATCGTTATCCCGCCGCCGAACGTAACGGGAATGCTGCACATCGGGCATGCGCTCGATTTTACGCTGCAGGATATCCTGATCCGCACCAAGCGGATGCAAGGGTACGATGCGTTATGGCTTCCGGGTTCGGACCATGCGGGCATCGCCACGCAAACGAAAGTGGAGCAGAAGCTTCGTGAAGAAGGGATCTCCCGCTATGACCTGGGCCGCGAGAAGTTCGTGGATAAGGTATGGGAGTGGAAGGAGAAATACGCGGAAACCATTCATGATCAATGGGCGAAAATGGGCTTTTCTCTCGATTATTCGCGAGAACGGTTTACGCTGGATGAAGGGCTGTCCAAGGCGGTGCGCGAAGTTTTTGTTAAGCTGCACCAAAAAGGGCTCATCTACCGCGGCAAACGTATTATCAACTGGGATCCGGCTGCCCGTACGGCGTTGTCCGATATCGAGGTTGAATACAAAGAAGTTCAAGGACATCTGTATCATCTCTCCTATCCGCTGAAGGATGGTAGCGGACATATCACGGTTGCGACCACACGTCCGGAAACGATGCTGGGCGATACCGCGGTTGCCGTTCACCCGAAAGACGAACGCTATAAAGATATGATCGGAAAAATGCTCGTGCTGCCGATTGTTGGGCGCGAAATTCCGATTATTGCCGACGAATACGTCGACAAAGAATTCGGAAGCGGGGCTGTGAAGATTACGCCTGCGCATGATCCGAACGACTTTGAGGTAGGACTGCGCCATGATCTCCCGCAAATTACCGTGATGGATGAGACCGGCACGATGAATGAGCATGCTGGCAAATACGAGGGGCTCGACCGCAGCGATTGCCGCAAGCAAATTGTTAAGGACCTGAAGGAGCAAGGCGTTCTGATTCGGATTGAAGACCATCTGCACCAGGTGGGACACAGCGAGCGCACAGGCGCAGTTGTAGAACCTTATCTGTCCACGCAGTGGTTCGTCAAAATGCAGCCGCTGGCTGAAGCAGCGATTGCCGCTCAGAAAGCGGGCAAAGGCGTCAACTTCGTGCCTGAACGCTTCGAAAAAACGTATTTGAATTGGATCGAAAACGTACGCGACTGGTGTATTTCCCGTCAGCTCTGGTGGGGACACCGCATTCCGGCATGGTATTGCGAATCCTGCGGGGAGATTCATGTTGCCCAAGATGAGGTAACGAAATGCTCCAAATGCGGTTCGGCCGAACTTCATCAGGACGAAGACGTGCTGGATACATGGTTCAGCTCCGGATTGTGGCCGTTCTCGACGCTTGGCTGGCCTGACCAAACCGAAGATTTGAAACGTTATTATCCGACGGATGTGCTTGTGACCGGATATGACATCATTTATTTCTGGGTTGCGCGGATGATTTTTACCGCTCTTGAGTTTACCGGGGAAATTCCATTCAAGGATGTTCTGATGCATGGCTTGGTACGCGATCCGGAAGGCAAAAAGATGTCGAAGTCGCTTGGCAACGGGGTCGATCCGCTCGATGTTATCGAGAAATACGGTGCGGACGCGATGCGCTATATGATTTCAACCAGCAGCACGCCCGGGCAGGATCTGCGTTTCCGCTGGGAGCGGGTAGAGCAGGCCCGGAATTTTGCTAACAAAATTTGGAATGCTTCGCGTTTTGCGCTCATGAATCTCGAAGGATTCGCATATGACGACATTGACATAAGCGGTGAACTGAGCACGGCTGACCGCTGGATTCTGCACCGACTGAACGAAACTTCCCGCGACATTACGCGTCTAATAGATGCCTATGAATTTGGGGAAACCGGTCGTTTGCTTTATAACTTCATCTGGGATGATCTTTGCGACTGGTATATCGAGTTTTCAAAACTGTCGCTGTACGGGGAAGACGAAGCGGCGAAGAAAACGACGAAATCGGTACTTGCTTATGTGCTTGACCGCACACTGCGCATGATCCATCCGTTTATGCCGTTTATCTCCGAGGAGATTTGGCAGCATCTTCCGCATCAGGGCGAGACGATCACGCTGGCCGCTTGGCCTACGTATGATCCGGCTCTTGAAAATGCCGACGCTGCGCGCGAAATGTCCTTGCTCATGGATATGATCCGCGCCGTACGCAACATTCGGGCCGAAGTGAACGTACCAATGAGCAAAAAGGTCGAACTTATGCTCAGCGCCGGGGATGATCAGGTACTGCAAATCGTGAACCGCAATGAAATTTACGTTCAGCGCTTCTGCAACACGTCGAGCTTTGTTGCTGGAGTTGCACTTGAGGCACCGGATAAAGCGATGACTGCGGTCGTAACCGGAGCCGAGCTTTATTTGCCGCTTGCGGGGCTGATCGATATCGACCAGGAAATTGCCCGTCTTGAAAAGGAGCTCGCGCACCTGACCAGCGAAGTGGAGCGCGTTGAGAAGAAACTCGGTAACCAAGGCTTCGTGTCCAAAGCGCCTGCGAAGGTCATCGAAGAAGAAAAAGCCAAGATGGCCGATTACTCCGAAAAACGGAGCAAGGTGATAGCGCGGATCGAAGAGCTGAAGGGCTGA